From the Choloepus didactylus isolate mChoDid1 chromosome 20, mChoDid1.pri, whole genome shotgun sequence genome, one window contains:
- the LOC119516900 gene encoding beta-defensin 103A-like codes for MRIYYALFALLFLFLMPVPGDGAIINKLQRYYCRIRSGRCAVFGCLPKEEQIGRCSVTGRKCCRRKK; via the exons ATGAGGATCTACTACGCTCTCTTTGCATTGCTCTTCTTATTCTTGATGCCTGTTCCAG GTGATGGAGCAATCATAAATAAATTACAAAGATATTATTGCAGAATAAGAAGTGGCCGGTGTGCCGTGTTTGGCTGCCTTCCAAAGGAGGAACAGATAGGCCGCTGCTCTGTGACAGGTCGAAAATGCTGccgaagaaagaaataa